One part of the Equus asinus isolate D_3611 breed Donkey chromosome 6, EquAss-T2T_v2, whole genome shotgun sequence genome encodes these proteins:
- the GDF7 gene encoding growth/differentiation factor 7 — MDLSAAAALCLWLLSACRPRDGLEAAAVLRAAGAGPAGSPGGGGGGGGRTLAAAAGASTGPAAAAPGARAARRAASSGFRNGSVVPHQFMMSLYRSLAGRAPAGAAAASTSGSGRHGRADTITGFADQATQDESAAETGQSFLFDVSSLSDADEVVGAELRVLRRDSPEPSSGSAIPPPLLLLLSTCPGAASAPLLLHSRAAEPLDGARWEVFDVADAVRRHRREPRATRMFCLLLRAAAGPARGPLALQLLGFGSRGGGGAAAEERALLVVSSRTQRKESLFREIRAQARALGAALAAEPPPDPGPGTGSPTAVIGGRRRRRTALAGTRAAQGSGGGAGRGHGRRGRSRCSRKPLHVDFKELGWDDWIIAPLDYEAYHCEGVCDFPLRSHLEPTNHAIIQTLLNSMAPDAAPASCCVPARLSPISILYIDAANNVVYKQYEDMVVEACGCR; from the exons ATGGACCTGAGCGCGGCCGCCGCGCTGTGCCTCTGGCTGCTGAGCGCCTGCCGCCCTCGCGACGGACTCGAAGCGGCCGCTGTGCTGCGAGCGGCGGGGGCAGGGCCGGCCGGGAGTCCCGggggcggcggcggtggcggcgggcgGACCCTCGCCGCAGCTGCGGGTGCCTCCACTGGCCCGGCCGCCGCGGCCCCCGGGGCCCGCGCTGCGCGGCGCGCTGCCAGCTCCGGCTTCAGGAACGGCTCCGTGGTGCCGCACCAGTTCATGATGTCGCTTTACCGGAGCCTGGCCGGGAGGGCTCCGGCCGGGGCAGCTGCCGCCTCCACCTCGGGCTCTGGCCGCCACGGCCGCGCGGACACAATCACCGGCTTCGCAGACCAGGCGACCCAAG ACGAATCGGCCGCCGAGACCGGCCAGAGCTTCCTATTCGACGTGTCCAGTCTTTCCGACGCCGACGAGGTGGTGGGCGCGGAGCTGCGCGTGCTGCGCCGCGACTCTCCGGAGCCGAGCTCCGGCAGCGCGATTCCcccgccgctgctgctgctgctgtccacGTGCCCCGGCGCCGCCAGCGCGCCGCTCCTGCTGCACTCGCGAGCGGCCGAGCCCCTGGACGGTGCGCGCTGGGAGGTGTTTGACGTGGCGGACGCCGTGCGGCGCCACCGCCGCGAGCCGCGCGCCACCCGCATGTTCTGCCTCTTGCTGCGCGCAGCGGCCGGGCCGGCGCGGGGCCCGCTGGCACTGCAGCTACTGGGCTTCGGCTCGCGGGGTGGAGGCGGGGCCGCGGCGGAAGAGCGCGCCTTGCTCGTTGTCTCCTCCCGCACACAGAGGAAGGAGAGCCTGTTCCGGGAGATCCGCGCCCAGGCCCGCGCGCTCGGGGCCGCGCTGGCCGCGGAGCCGCCGCCGGATCCGGGACCCGGCACCGGCTCGCCGACGGCGGTCATCGGAGGTCGCAGGCGGCGGCGGACAGCGCTGGCTGGGACGCGGGCGGCGCAGGGCAGCGGCGGGGGCGCGGGCCGGGGCCACGGGCGCAGGGGTCGGAGCCGCTGTAGCCGGAAGCCGCTGCATGTGGACTTCAAGGAGCTGGGCTGGGACGACTGGATCATCGCGCCGCTGGACTACGAGGCGTACCACTGCGAGGGCGTTTGCGACTTCCCGCTGCGCTCGCATCTCGAGCCCACCAACCACGCCATCATTCAGACGCTGCTCAACTCCATGGCGCCCGACGCGGCGCCTGCCTCTTGCTGCGTGCCTGCGCGCCTCAGCCCCATCAGCATCCTCTACATCGACGCCGCCAACAACGTGGTCTACAAGCAGTACGAGGACATGGTGGTGGAGGCGTGTGGCTGCAGGTAG